GGGCCATAAAGATATACAGGCCCGAACGGATTCCTACCCCAAAGGCAGAAAGGATATAAAAGGGCCAGTTCGTATTTAACAGATTAAACGTCAGTGGTTCTCCCGTGTGAAGGGCAAGAAAATTCCCCAGGCCCCAGAAATTAAAGAAACGGAAATGCACATAGAGGGGAATAATAATCGTTTGGACCGGAACTATAATCGTGAAAATAAGAAAACTAAAAAGGAGTTCCCGCTCTTTAAACTTGAATCGGGCAAACCCATACCCCACAAAAAGGGATACCACCACCTGGATAAGCACCGAGGGGACCATCATCGTAAGGGTTTTCCAGATGGACGAAGCGAATCCAATAACTTGATCGGCCAGGATAAAGTTCTTAAGGGTAGGATGCTTCGGTATCCAGATCACCGTTGGATCCAGCTTATCCATATAATCACTAAAAGCGTTAGAAGCCAGGAACAATACGGGATATAGCAGAACATAGGTCATACCCAGCAAAAAAATGGCCCGGAGAATCCTGGAAATAACAAGGAGACTCTGGTTGGCAAGCTTTGTCTGATTTATTTTCGGAATACTGAATTTCATAGACCCCTCTACACCATGTAAAATGTCCGCCGCGAAAGCAGAGCATTCACTATCAAAATAATGATCATCACCGCCACAAAATAGGTGATGGAGATCGTCGTACTATATTCAAACTTTCCCTGGTTCGCGGTGGTCACAATCATCCGCATTACCTTGTTCGAATAATCAGTAAAATAATCGATTATCGAATAGATGATAGAAAGCATAAAACTGGGCGAAATAAGAGGAAAGGTAATTTTCCAGAATTTTTCCCACCCCGTGGCCCCTTCGATGCTTGCAGCCTCATACATACTGTCAGGGATGGCGTGAAGGGCAGACAAAAGCAGCAGTATCTGGACCCCTGATTTCCAGGTTAAATCGAAAATCTGGCTGATAGTGGAAACGATGGCCTTTACCAGGGCCACATTTAGTCCTGCCCGAACCAGAATAGCATTAAGCCCTTCGGCCTGAAAAAGAAAGGTGGATTCGGAACTAAAGGTATTAAGGACGTTTTCTTTGAGCACCGAGATTACCACCCCTGATGAAATAATCACCGGCAGGAAGAAAATGGCCCGCATCAATGTTCTTCCTCGGAAATCGTTTTTTAGAATGCTGGCAATGAAAAGGCTAAAGAAAACGATAATCGGCACCTGATAGACAATATTTAAAATTGATTCCACCAGGTTTCGAGTGAAGTCAGGATCCTGCAAAAAAGCATACAGGTAATTTTGTAAACCAACCCATTCAAAATGAAGTCCCTCTTGATCAATGTATATTTTGGTAAGGGTGTAATAAACAGCAGTAAACAGAGGAAGAGCAAAATACACGATAAAGCCAAACACCCACGGTGCGATAAATATCCGTCCATACATGGCTTTTCGCTGTTCAATGCTTCCTTTACGACGTCGATAAACCCGACGGGGTCGATAAAGCGTATCACCGTTCATTATGATTATCCCCCAATACGTACAAAGGAGCGGGCAGGAATGGTTATACTACCTATAGTCTCTGCCCGTTCTCCATAGTTGATGTAGAAACCTATTCCGTTAGCATAGACGACACGACGGACCTTCTTCGAAAGGACCTGGTGCTCTCGAATCGGAACGTCTTTTATTTGTCGAAGCAGCGGAAATAGTTCCCGGTATAGCGCTGCGGTTTTGTCCAACCAGTCATAGGCATAACTACTCATGTAGGGCTCAAGAAGGCTATCCCGCAACTCCTCCGGATGTTCCCCAACAAACAAGACTGAAGGGTAGGCCCCTGACTCAAGCATAAAGAGCTTTGCCTCGAGGGGATCGAGGGCCTGATTATAGGCGATATTTGTAAAGGGTTTAAAACCTTTGAGCACCATTTGATAGAAAGGAATAGCCACGTCTTCAATCTCATACATGCTAGAAGTAACCGGCACATCACAGACAAAATCCACATAAGGTAAAGCATAATCAAAGGGACGGGAAAGGAGCACCGGCATCTTTTGAGCCGTCTGCTGTAAGAGCGTTTCAAAGGTCCTACGGGTATCTTCTCGATTATACCCCTTGGGCGTAAAATCTGAAGCCAAAAGATTACCCATCGAATCGGGGCTCAGGCCGAGAAATTCCTGCATAGGGGGAGCCTCGGGGATTTTTTCTTGTATACTTCTGGACAACGAAGAGCCTATGGATAGAAGAGCCTCGTCTTGCCACCTCTTTACAAAACGTTCCAAATACTTTTGATAGGTCCTCTCAATGACAGAAGTTTTCAGAAACCAGAAAGCCCCCTCCTTGTTAGTGGTAAGCTTTTCGAACGTAGACATACGGTAAGGGAACACCTGGGCGGGCGCCCGATTAACTGTTTTATTGGTGTGTAATTCTGGTATAAGAGAAAATGACGAACGATATAGGGCCACCGGTTCGGTACCTAAGAACAAAGGAATTTGGCGGGCAGCGGTCCAGGACAGAAAATTTTTAAGCCCCCTTTCTCCTCCAAGGCTCGAAGCAGGAAGAGGCGATGTAGCGTAGTCCCCATAAAGACCTCCTTTCTCCCAGCCATCGTATTTGACCACAAGATGATCTACCCCCAACGTACGTAACTGCTCTAGAACCGCCTTCCCTACCCCAAAAGAAGTAAAAGCAATCTGCTGCCGTTTAGGAAACCCTAAAAAGGGCTTTACCTTGGGACTTGCACCAATAAAGTTCACCAAAAGAGAAGGTTCCGATTTTAAAAAAGAGCTGGGGGTATAGTTTTTCTTCTCTATTAAGTAGTTCCGATATATCTCAGCCATCGAAACATAATCCGCCTCCTCTGGGGATAGTAAGATATACCGAACCTGGAAATTCCCCCCATAGGGAACATTTTCGAATATAAGAATATCACGAGGGGTTCCTGTTTTTTCCCGAAAAGAAACTACGTCCGAATCCAATACAATACAACTAGCACTTGCTGCATTGTACGAAGTCCTTTGATATGCCGTTTCCCCGTTAATCCAGGCCCGACTTGCTCCTTCTTCAATAATCGCGAAAAAACCACCATCCTTTCGCTTAAGCCCAAACACAGGAAGATAAACCTTTTCAGAAACCTCTTTTTTCATCAAAGGCTGAATAACCGGATCCCGACCATACA
The DNA window shown above is from Treponema sp. J25 and carries:
- a CDS encoding carbohydrate ABC transporter permease, with translation MKFSIPKINQTKLANQSLLVISRILRAIFLLGMTYVLLYPVLFLASNAFSDYMDKLDPTVIWIPKHPTLKNFILADQVIGFASSIWKTLTMMVPSVLIQVVVSLFVGYGFARFKFKERELLFSFLIFTIIVPVQTIIIPLYVHFRFFNFWGLGNFLALHTGEPLTFNLLNTNWPFYILSAFGVGIRSGLYIFMARQFFRGMPVELEEAAWVDGCGPFRTFFTIMVPNVGSIVIVITLFSIVWHWNDYFLSVMFFVEEYPLTVAVTVLQDRLSVLTQNIRPEDMALAQSAVLEAACFVVIVPLLILYIFAQRYFTESITRTGIVG
- a CDS encoding sugar ABC transporter permease → MNGDTLYRPRRVYRRRKGSIEQRKAMYGRIFIAPWVFGFIVYFALPLFTAVYYTLTKIYIDQEGLHFEWVGLQNYLYAFLQDPDFTRNLVESILNIVYQVPIIVFFSLFIASILKNDFRGRTLMRAIFFLPVIISSGVVISVLKENVLNTFSSESTFLFQAEGLNAILVRAGLNVALVKAIVSTISQIFDLTWKSGVQILLLLSALHAIPDSMYEAASIEGATGWEKFWKITFPLISPSFMLSIIYSIIDYFTDYSNKVMRMIVTTANQGKFEYSTTISITYFVAVMIIILIVNALLSRRTFYMV
- a CDS encoding DUF5696 domain-containing protein codes for the protein MKKHTWITGLLILMWWLAMGNSLFAISEKSRPSGTQNDKEKGLTSLVGFTLYAETPALQLFVNEGEGLFAVYVKASKALWYSSPPGWQTESFASGFNKNTLPSMLTIRTVDVNSSIFPANGYTNVVRRSGLAVSAIPGGVRFEHTFTREGITVPVDVRLEGRDLVVSVPLQEIKTDPEVGLRLIDFTLLPYFGAASSSEEGYLLVPDGSGALIYFNNRKSKQPYQQYVYGRDPVIQPLMKKEVSEKVYLPVFGLKRKDGGFFAIIEEGASRAWINGETAYQRTSYNAASASCIVLDSDVVSFREKTGTPRDILIFENVPYGGNFQVRYILLSPEEADYVSMAEIYRNYLIEKKNYTPSSFLKSEPSLLVNFIGASPKVKPFLGFPKRQQIAFTSFGVGKAVLEQLRTLGVDHLVVKYDGWEKGGLYGDYATSPLPASSLGGERGLKNFLSWTAARQIPLFLGTEPVALYRSSFSLIPELHTNKTVNRAPAQVFPYRMSTFEKLTTNKEGAFWFLKTSVIERTYQKYLERFVKRWQDEALLSIGSSLSRSIQEKIPEAPPMQEFLGLSPDSMGNLLASDFTPKGYNREDTRRTFETLLQQTAQKMPVLLSRPFDYALPYVDFVCDVPVTSSMYEIEDVAIPFYQMVLKGFKPFTNIAYNQALDPLEAKLFMLESGAYPSVLFVGEHPEELRDSLLEPYMSSYAYDWLDKTAALYRELFPLLRQIKDVPIREHQVLSKKVRRVVYANGIGFYINYGERAETIGSITIPARSFVRIGG